From one Humulus lupulus chromosome 8, drHumLupu1.1, whole genome shotgun sequence genomic stretch:
- the LOC133793970 gene encoding LOB domain-containing protein 12-like, with product MVGNSPCASCKLLRRRCAKDCVFAPYFASDDPHKFAIVHKVFGASNVSKMLQELPIEQRADAVSSLVYEANARMRDPVYGCVGAISYLQNQVSELQMQLAVAQAEILCIQMQQDPATMVGGGVSGGGSTPPVEMDPVDQINYFGHYDKSCFLGQNNNGLMTMSPPHHHQYHNFSSSTTSIVIHDSLKRETLFGNDMVS from the exons ATGGTTGGAAACTCGCCCTGCGCTTCGTGCAAGTTGCTGAGACGTCGTTGCGCCAAAGACTGTGTcttcgccccatactttgccTCCGACGATCCCCACAAGTTCGCCATTGTTCACAAGGTCTTTGGTGCCAGCAATGTCAGCAAAATGTTACAG GAGCTTCCTATTGAGCAAAGAGCGGATGCAGTGAGCAGTTTAGTGTACGAAGCCAATGCGAGAATGAGAGACCCTGTTTATGGGTGTGTGGGGGCCATTTCTTACCTACAAAACCAAGTTTCGGAGCTGCAAATGCAACTGGCCGTGGCTCAGGCGGAGATTCTGTGCATCCAGATGCAGCAAGATCCAGCAACCATGGTGGGTGGTGGTGTTAGTGGTGGAGGCTCGACCCCACCAGTAGAGATGGACCCAGTTGATCAAATTAATTACTTTGGCCACTACGATAAATCCTGTTTTTTGGGTCAAAATAACAACGGTCTCATGACGATGAGCCCACCACATCATCATCAATATCACAATTTCTCCTCTTCCACCACTAGTATTGTAATTCATGACTCTCTTAAGAGAGAGACTCTTTTTGGAAATGACATGGTTTCTTAG